One Salvelinus namaycush isolate Seneca chromosome 4, SaNama_1.0, whole genome shotgun sequence genomic window carries:
- the snx5 gene encoding sorting nexin-5, with translation MTSTLDDSEKEKARSVSVDLNNDASLLIDIPDALCERDKVKFTVHTKTTLSSFQKPDFSVPRQHEDFIWLHDTLVETEDYAGLIIPPAPPKPDFESPREKMHKLGEGEATMTKEEYTKMKQELEAEYLAVFKKTVQVHEVFLQRLSSHPILSKDRNFQIFLEYDQDLSVRRKNAKETFGSFFKNMVKSADEVIISGIKEVDDFFEQEKTFLLDYSSKIKDSTARAEKMTRSHKNVADDYIHISATLNSLSVDDNTALKKHLEKFADLFEKLRKVEGRVASDEELKLTELLRYYMLDIQAAKDLLYRRARALADYENSNKALDKARLKSKDITQAEEHQQQCLQKFDKLSESGKRELTSFKGRRVVAFRKNLIEMAELEIKHAKNNMALLQGCIELLKSN, from the exons ATGACATCTACTCTTGATGATAGCGAAAAAGAAAAG GCACGCTCTGTGTCTGTGGACCTAAACAACGACGCCTCTCTACTCATCGACATTCCTGATGCACTCTGTGAACGTGACAAAGTCAAGTTCACTGTCCACACCAAG ACCACCCTGAGCTCCTTCCAGAAGCCAGACTTCTCTGTTCCTAGGCAACATGAGGACTTTATCTGGCTCCATGACACGCTGGTTGAGACTGAGGACTACGCTGGGCTCATC ATCCCTCCAGCCCCCCCAAAGCCAGACTTCGAGAGCCCAAGGGAGAAGATGCATAAACTGGGAGAGGGAGAAGCCACCATGACCAAGGAGGAATACACCAAGATGAAGCAGGAGTTGGAGGC TGAGTACCTGGCTGTATTTAAGAAGACTGTACAAGTCCACGAGGTATTCCTGCAGCGACTATCTTCTCACCCGATCCTGAGCAAGGACAGAAACTTCCAGATATTCCTGGAGTATGACCAGGAT CTGAGCGTACGAAGGAAGAACGCCAAGGAGACGTTTGGGAGTTTCTTTAAGAACATGGTCAAGAGTGCTGATGAGGTCATCATCTCTGGGATAAAG GAAGTAGATGATTTTTTTGAGCAGGAGAAGACCTTCCTGCTTGATTATTCGTCCAAGATCAAAGACTCCACTGCCAGGGCAGAGAAGATGACCCGCTCTCACAAAA ATGTTGCTGATGATTACATCCACATCTCTGCCACTTTGAACAGTCTCTCTGTCGATGACAACACTGCACTTAAAAA GCACCTTGAGAAGTTTGCGGACCTGTTTGAGAAACTAAGG AAAGTGGAGGGCAGAGTGGCGTCAGACGAGGAGCTGAAGCTCACAGAGCTGCTCCGTTACTACATGCTGGACATCCAGGCAGCCAAG GACCTGTTGTACAGGCGGGCCCGGGCCCTGGCTGACTATGAGAACAGTAACAAGGCCCTGGACAAGGCCCGGCTGAAGAGTAAAGACATCACCCAGGCTGAGGAGCACCAACAACAGTGTCTGCAGAAGTTTGACAAGCTCTCCGAGTCTGGAAAAAGAG AGCTGACCAGTTTTAAGGGCAGGAGAGTGGTGGCTTTCCGTAAGAACCTAATAGAGATGGCTGAACTGGAGATCAAACACGCCAAG AACAACATGGCTCTGCTGCAGGGCTGCATTGAGCTTCTCAAGAGCAACTGA